The following are encoded together in the Bradyrhizobium genosp. L genome:
- a CDS encoding AMP-dependent synthetase/ligase: MNVAEMTSGAQLADTTVVQLLAARLAERPDKIALQQKRHGAWTAMTWGAYAQRVVNLASALRRAGLERGDRVAIMGDSSEEWLIADMATMCAGGVMVGVYFTSSPEEVAYCFTDSGAKFAFVGGEPQLRIVLASGRAEQLRGIIVLDPDWTGEASASIKSLAVFVGAHDVDAHDYLQNESATAKASDVVSIGYTSGTTGNPKGAMLTHLSILAGVHCITLFGPSMREEEHRVVVHLPMSHTVARGQATTLPLIADAVPYFGETTADFAQTIKEVKPTYYMAPPRFYQRFATQILSKVHPAGEAGDQNYTLAVTIARRALEDRQRGHEDAFVSKLFAACREQVFLPLLAEVGFDELKVAFTSSAAMPSELMSLWQLWGLQLKECYGQTELVGANLVQMAEWPKAGNVGVPLPDPAWETAVLQDGEMIVRGPGLFAGYWNKPDETKAALRDGWLYTGDIVEVSPEGTFKLVDRKKEIINTSNGKSISPTQIENELRHSPFISEAAVIGEGRKYLTALIEVDATATMDWAKSRDDKIASYADLAGSEIVNRLIEAEIGKANGRLARAEQIKAFRILPEELSLENGVMTPTRKKRRKQINERYQSLIASLYDETEEELIKAEMGL, translated from the coding sequence ATGAACGTCGCTGAGATGACATCCGGCGCCCAGTTGGCGGATACGACCGTCGTGCAGCTTTTGGCCGCGCGACTCGCGGAGCGGCCCGACAAGATCGCCTTGCAACAAAAGCGTCACGGCGCCTGGACCGCCATGACGTGGGGCGCCTATGCGCAGCGTGTCGTGAACCTGGCCAGCGCGCTGCGGCGTGCTGGTCTCGAGCGCGGCGATCGGGTCGCGATCATGGGCGATTCGTCCGAGGAATGGCTGATCGCCGACATGGCCACGATGTGCGCTGGCGGCGTCATGGTGGGCGTTTACTTCACCTCGTCACCCGAAGAAGTGGCTTACTGCTTCACGGATTCAGGCGCGAAGTTCGCGTTCGTCGGCGGGGAGCCGCAGCTTCGCATCGTGCTCGCCTCCGGTCGGGCCGAGCAGCTCCGCGGCATCATCGTGCTCGACCCGGATTGGACCGGCGAGGCCTCGGCGTCGATCAAGTCGCTGGCCGTCTTTGTTGGAGCACACGATGTCGATGCGCATGACTATCTGCAGAACGAGAGCGCGACAGCAAAGGCGTCCGATGTCGTCAGCATCGGCTATACGTCCGGGACGACCGGAAACCCCAAAGGGGCCATGCTGACGCACCTTTCCATTCTCGCCGGCGTTCATTGCATCACCCTGTTCGGCCCCAGCATGCGCGAAGAGGAACACCGGGTGGTCGTGCATTTGCCGATGTCGCACACTGTGGCGCGCGGGCAGGCGACCACGTTGCCGCTGATCGCCGACGCAGTTCCATATTTCGGCGAGACGACCGCGGACTTCGCCCAGACGATCAAAGAGGTGAAGCCGACCTACTATATGGCGCCGCCGCGGTTCTACCAGCGCTTTGCGACACAGATCCTCAGCAAGGTGCATCCCGCCGGGGAAGCGGGAGATCAGAACTACACGCTTGCCGTGACGATCGCGCGCAGGGCGCTCGAAGACCGTCAGCGCGGCCACGAGGATGCCTTCGTCTCGAAACTGTTCGCGGCCTGCCGCGAGCAAGTGTTCCTGCCGCTGCTCGCGGAGGTCGGTTTCGACGAACTGAAGGTCGCGTTCACCTCGTCGGCGGCGATGCCGTCCGAGCTGATGTCGCTGTGGCAGTTGTGGGGCTTGCAGCTCAAGGAGTGCTACGGCCAGACCGAACTGGTCGGTGCCAATCTGGTGCAGATGGCGGAGTGGCCGAAGGCCGGCAACGTCGGGGTCCCGCTGCCGGATCCGGCCTGGGAAACCGCCGTGCTCCAGGACGGCGAGATGATCGTCCGTGGACCGGGATTGTTCGCGGGCTATTGGAACAAGCCGGACGAGACGAAAGCGGCGCTTCGCGACGGCTGGCTCTACACCGGCGACATCGTCGAAGTGTCGCCGGAAGGAACCTTCAAGCTTGTCGACCGGAAGAAGGAGATCATCAACACGTCGAACGGCAAATCGATCAGCCCGACTCAGATCGAAAACGAGCTGAGGCACAGCCCGTTCATCTCCGAGGCGGCTGTGATCGGCGAGGGGCGAAAATATCTCACCGCCCTGATCGAAGTGGATGCCACCGCCACAATGGACTGGGCGAAGTCGCGCGACGACAAGATCGCGAGTTACGCGGACCTGGCAGGCTCCGAGATCGTCAACCGGCTGATCGAGGCGGAGATCGGCAAGGCCAACGGAAGGCTGGCGCGAGCCGAGCAGATCAAGGCGTTCCGCATTCTGCCGGAGGAGCTGTCGCTCGAGAACGGCGTGATGACGCCGACGCGGAAGAAGCGTCGCAAGCAGATCAACGAGCGCTATCAGTCGCTGATCGCGTCGCTCTACGACGAAACCGAGGAAGAATTGATCAAGGCCGAGATGGGCCTTTGA
- a CDS encoding ABC transporter substrate-binding protein → MPSSGVLAFPGQACVRGIDLGAKFAREKFGLDIEIVHADTQSRPENGRIAAESLIRQGCTVLIGAWDSGATISALQACEAAKVPMVVHIASATQVTSQGFTQVFRYYPTSLTIVRQSLAELKSVLGTLKDPPSSAVVLHLNNTMGQSTAASIDQAWKEVDVPLKIAQHVAYDEKAKDLSVEVAKAKASGADALISVTRVNDAIMIARECIKQGWDPKMVFSPNSNGVSDKAYHDALGKYGDGPVLSALWLNPKGAETDKIMKMFAADYPNDWFDANAGCAFEAVQIVADAVTRAASPESAAIHGALKKTDMKPILMYGDNTSFDETGQNIHCSMVMLQGLKGRPRVVAPKAIAEASLEYPLAPYSKR, encoded by the coding sequence ATGCCCAGCAGCGGCGTGCTGGCGTTTCCCGGTCAGGCCTGCGTGCGCGGCATCGATCTCGGCGCCAAATTCGCGCGTGAGAAGTTCGGCCTCGACATCGAGATCGTTCACGCCGATACGCAAAGCCGTCCGGAGAACGGTCGGATTGCCGCCGAGAGCCTGATCCGGCAGGGCTGCACCGTGCTGATCGGCGCGTGGGATTCCGGTGCCACCATTTCGGCGCTGCAGGCCTGCGAGGCCGCCAAGGTGCCGATGGTGGTCCACATCGCGAGCGCCACCCAGGTAACTTCACAGGGCTTCACCCAGGTGTTCCGCTATTACCCCACGTCGCTGACCATCGTGCGGCAATCGTTGGCCGAACTGAAGTCCGTGCTCGGCACGCTGAAGGATCCGCCGAGCAGCGCCGTCGTTCTCCATCTCAACAACACGATGGGGCAGTCGACGGCGGCCAGCATCGATCAGGCGTGGAAGGAAGTGGATGTTCCGCTCAAGATCGCGCAGCACGTTGCCTATGACGAGAAGGCCAAGGATCTGTCGGTGGAAGTTGCCAAGGCGAAAGCGTCAGGTGCCGATGCTTTGATCTCAGTCACGCGCGTCAATGACGCGATCATGATCGCGCGCGAATGCATCAAGCAGGGCTGGGACCCGAAGATGGTGTTTTCGCCCAACTCCAACGGCGTGTCCGACAAGGCGTATCACGACGCGCTCGGAAAGTATGGTGACGGTCCGGTTCTGTCGGCGTTGTGGCTCAATCCCAAGGGCGCCGAGACCGACAAGATCATGAAGATGTTCGCGGCCGACTACCCGAACGACTGGTTCGATGCCAATGCGGGCTGCGCGTTCGAGGCGGTGCAGATCGTCGCAGACGCCGTGACGCGGGCGGCTTCGCCGGAGTCCGCGGCGATTCACGGCGCGCTCAAGAAGACCGACATGAAGCCGATCCTGATGTACGGCGACAACACCTCGTTCGACGAGACCGGCCAGAACATCCACTGTTCGATGGTGATGCTGCAGGGTTTGAAAGGCAGGCCTCGGGTGGTGGCTCCAAAGGCCATTGCGGAAGCGTCGCTCGAGTATCCGCTTGCGCCTTACAGCAAACGCTGA
- a CDS encoding AraC family transcriptional regulator, with amino-acid sequence MPPETEFDRDFARMDLPDLRINYDPVDPDQFDRPVTSFCLETSKDNDDLPLHSHRKGQLVVASHGSVMCRAPGGLWIVPPQGAVWIPAGVQHSNCVADFGKLYTVFIDPQVSMLPRTCCTLMITSLVRELIHRLSVFPPLYPLEGPTSRLGRVLLDELVQMPTTDEMYLPISPDARLQHLATSLLNNPGDRSTMDEVASRYAMSESTFARFIAKETGMTFGRWRQRLHILIAMQRLTAGTSVQAVSLELGYETPSAFITMFKKTMGKSPRRFLAERSRLINSDSLP; translated from the coding sequence ATGCCGCCCGAGACCGAGTTCGATCGCGATTTTGCGCGAATGGATCTGCCCGATCTTCGGATCAACTATGATCCTGTCGATCCGGATCAGTTCGATCGTCCCGTCACTTCATTCTGTCTCGAAACCAGCAAAGACAACGACGACCTGCCGCTGCACTCACACCGCAAAGGCCAATTGGTCGTCGCATCTCACGGCTCGGTGATGTGCCGGGCGCCCGGCGGCTTGTGGATCGTGCCTCCGCAAGGCGCGGTATGGATCCCGGCCGGCGTGCAGCACAGCAATTGCGTGGCCGATTTCGGCAAACTCTACACAGTGTTCATCGATCCGCAGGTCAGCATGCTGCCGCGGACCTGCTGCACGCTGATGATCACGTCGCTGGTGCGGGAATTAATCCACCGCCTCTCGGTGTTCCCACCGCTCTATCCGCTGGAAGGACCGACCAGCCGTCTCGGCCGGGTTTTGCTCGACGAACTCGTGCAGATGCCGACGACGGATGAAATGTATTTGCCGATCTCCCCCGACGCCCGTCTTCAACACCTCGCGACCTCCTTGTTGAATAATCCGGGCGACCGCAGCACGATGGACGAAGTCGCCTCGCGCTACGCGATGAGCGAGAGTACCTTCGCACGCTTCATAGCCAAGGAAACGGGGATGACCTTCGGGCGCTGGCGCCAGCGTCTCCACATTCTGATCGCCATGCAACGCCTCACGGCGGGCACTTCGGTCCAAGCCGTGTCGCTGGAACTGGGGTACGAAACCCCCAGCGCGTTCATCACGATGTTCAAGAAGACGATGGGAAAGAGCCCTCGCCGCTTCCTTGCCGAGCGGTCGCGCCTGATTAATTCGGACAGTTTGCCCTAG
- the mdeB gene encoding alpha-ketoglutarate dehydrogenase, with amino-acid sequence MTAHIDPPRKVVNADQDAVETADWLASLGSLHHSAGAERVRYILASLDRRAKEFGVLPESPPFSPYRNSIPLEQQKPYPGDIAIETRLTAIIRWNALAMVVRANKAYGELGGHVASYASAAEIFEVGFNHFFRASSSESEGDLVYFQPHSSPGVYARAYLEGRLSDENLKLYRQELSGPGLSSYPHPWLMPEFWQVPSASMGLGPISAIYQARFMKYLQHRGLVQTAGRHVWGVFGDGEMDEPESIAGLALAARENLDNLTFVVNCNLQRLDGPVRGNGQVIQELESLFRGAGWNVIKVLWGSDWDDIFARDSKHALLRKFADTVDGKYQTLGAKDGAYNLAHFFSEDPEVRALVAHMSDADIDGLKRGGHDFKKLFAAFAAAKDIKGRPTVILAKTKKGYGMGGAGESRMTSHQAKKLDVDALYAFRDRFALPLSNEQVEDLEFFRPAEDSAEIQYLRARRAALGGYMPARRRASAALPVPPLQSYAEFALRGDGKETSTTMAIVRLFTNLLKDKTLGPRIVPIVADEARTFGMANLFRQVGIYSPAGQLYEPEDAGSMLYYKEAIDGQLLEEGITEAGAISSWTAAATSYSIHNFPLLPFYIYYSMFGFQRIGDLIWAAADQRARGFLIGATAGRTTLGGEGLQHQDGSSHLMAATVPNCRAYDPAFSYEVAVIVDHGMRSMLEQGNDEFYYLTAMNENYAQPSMPDDTRDGIIKGLYRVLPSADGPAKIRLVGSGAILPEALAAAAMLQSEWKVACEVWSATSFSELAREARDVERTNRLSPLSTPVESHVVQCLGGKVPIVAASDYVRAYPQLIGSYIEAPYTVLGTDGFGRSDTRAALRSFFEVDRKQIVVAALSALAKLGQVAREQVAEAIASYELPTGVASPWSR; translated from the coding sequence ATGACTGCACACATCGATCCGCCACGCAAGGTCGTCAACGCCGATCAGGATGCGGTCGAAACCGCCGATTGGCTCGCCTCGCTTGGATCGCTCCACCACAGCGCCGGTGCCGAGCGCGTGCGTTACATCCTGGCTTCGCTCGATCGGCGCGCGAAGGAGTTCGGCGTTCTGCCGGAATCTCCGCCGTTTTCGCCCTATCGCAATTCTATTCCGCTCGAGCAGCAGAAGCCCTACCCCGGCGACATCGCGATCGAGACCCGCCTGACGGCGATCATTCGCTGGAACGCGCTCGCGATGGTGGTCCGCGCCAACAAGGCCTATGGGGAACTCGGCGGGCACGTTGCCAGCTACGCCTCGGCCGCGGAGATTTTCGAAGTCGGTTTCAATCATTTCTTTCGCGCGTCAAGCTCCGAGTCGGAGGGCGACTTGGTGTATTTCCAGCCGCATTCGTCCCCCGGAGTCTATGCACGAGCGTATCTCGAAGGCCGACTGTCGGACGAAAATCTGAAGCTGTATCGCCAGGAACTGAGCGGCCCCGGTCTGTCGTCCTATCCGCATCCCTGGCTGATGCCGGAGTTCTGGCAGGTGCCGTCGGCGTCGATGGGCCTTGGGCCAATCAGCGCGATCTACCAGGCGCGGTTCATGAAGTATCTGCAGCATCGCGGCCTGGTGCAGACGGCTGGTCGTCACGTCTGGGGTGTGTTCGGCGACGGCGAGATGGACGAGCCGGAATCTATCGCCGGGCTCGCCCTGGCGGCGCGGGAAAATCTCGACAACCTCACCTTCGTCGTCAATTGCAACCTGCAGCGCCTGGATGGGCCGGTCCGCGGCAACGGGCAGGTGATTCAGGAACTCGAATCACTTTTCCGGGGCGCCGGCTGGAACGTAATCAAGGTGCTGTGGGGATCGGACTGGGACGATATCTTCGCGCGCGATAGCAAGCATGCGCTGCTGCGCAAATTCGCCGACACCGTCGATGGCAAATATCAGACGCTCGGCGCCAAGGATGGGGCCTACAACCTCGCCCACTTCTTCAGCGAGGATCCCGAGGTCCGGGCGCTAGTTGCGCACATGTCGGACGCGGATATCGACGGCCTGAAGCGCGGTGGCCACGACTTCAAGAAGCTGTTCGCGGCCTTTGCCGCAGCGAAAGACATTAAGGGTCGGCCGACCGTCATTCTGGCGAAGACCAAGAAGGGCTACGGCATGGGCGGCGCCGGCGAATCGCGCATGACGTCGCACCAGGCCAAGAAGCTCGATGTCGACGCGCTGTATGCGTTCCGCGACCGGTTCGCCCTGCCGCTCAGCAACGAGCAAGTCGAGGATCTGGAATTCTTCAGGCCTGCGGAAGACAGCGCGGAAATTCAGTACCTGCGCGCCCGTCGCGCGGCACTCGGTGGCTACATGCCGGCGCGGCGACGCGCTTCGGCGGCGCTGCCGGTGCCGCCGCTGCAATCCTACGCGGAGTTCGCGCTGCGCGGCGACGGCAAGGAGACGTCGACCACGATGGCGATCGTGCGGCTGTTCACCAATTTGCTCAAGGACAAAACGCTCGGCCCGCGCATCGTCCCGATCGTCGCCGACGAAGCCCGCACCTTCGGAATGGCGAACCTGTTCAGACAGGTCGGCATCTACTCGCCGGCGGGACAGCTCTACGAGCCGGAAGATGCCGGTTCGATGCTGTACTACAAGGAAGCGATCGACGGTCAATTGCTGGAGGAGGGGATCACCGAGGCGGGGGCGATTTCGTCATGGACCGCGGCGGCGACCTCCTATAGCATCCATAACTTCCCGTTGCTGCCGTTCTATATCTACTATTCGATGTTCGGCTTTCAGCGGATCGGCGATCTGATCTGGGCGGCGGCGGACCAGCGCGCGCGTGGCTTTTTGATCGGGGCGACGGCCGGCCGGACGACGCTCGGCGGCGAAGGCTTGCAGCATCAGGACGGGTCCAGCCATCTGATGGCGGCGACCGTTCCGAACTGCCGGGCCTACGATCCGGCATTCTCCTACGAGGTGGCCGTCATCGTCGATCACGGCATGCGGTCGATGCTCGAGCAGGGCAACGACGAGTTCTATTACCTCACGGCGATGAACGAGAACTATGCGCAGCCCTCGATGCCCGACGATACACGCGACGGCATCATCAAGGGTCTCTATCGGGTTCTGCCGAGCGCTGACGGGCCGGCGAAGATTAGGCTGGTCGGCTCGGGCGCTATTCTCCCGGAGGCGCTCGCCGCCGCAGCGATGCTGCAAAGCGAATGGAAAGTGGCCTGTGAAGTCTGGTCGGCAACGAGCTTTTCCGAGCTGGCGCGGGAGGCGCGCGATGTGGAGCGAACTAATCGGCTCTCGCCACTGTCGACCCCGGTCGAGAGCCACGTCGTACAATGCCTCGGCGGCAAGGTGCCGATCGTCGCGGCATCGGATTATGTCCGGGCGTATCCGCAACTGATCGGTTCTTACATCGAGGCGCCCTATACGGTCCTAGGCACCGACGGCTTCGGGCGCAGCGATACACGCGCCGCGCTGAGATCGTTCTTCGAGGTCGATCGCAAGCAGATCGTCGTTGCGGCGCTGTCGGCGCTGGCAAAATTGGGTCAAGTGGCGCGTGAGCAGGTCGCCGAAGCCATCGCCAGCTACGAATTGCCGACCGGCGTTGCATCGCCTTGGTCGCGCTAA